The DNA region CCATCGGTGACGGTCACGGGGACCACCGCGGGAGTGGCGAACCGGTTCTCGAGGTCCACCATCGCGACGAAGTAGTCGCCGGGGTCGAGGCCGGTCAGGCGGTAGCGGCCGGCGGGGTCGGTCACGGCCCGACCACCGACGGCACCGCTCGACGCGGCCGCCGCACCCGTGCGAACCGCGAGCACGGTGATCCCGTCGACGGGAGCGCCGCCGGCGAGCTCGGTCACCGTGCCGGCCACCGAGCCTCGGGCAGGGGCGAGCGCGCCGGACACCGTCGTGAGCGAGCCCGATGTGACCGTGACCGTGGTGATGCCCTCGGGGGTCGGGCGGTCCTCGTACCACTCGTAGCCGTGGGCCCCGGTCGGGTCGGCGAACTCGATGGCGTAGTCGCCGGGTGCGAGCTCGAGTCGGTAGTCGCCGTTGGCGTCGGCGTTCGCGGCGGCCAGCAGCGTGTAGTCGTCGCGGCGCAGGGCGAGCACGGCGGCGCCGGGGATCGGGTCGCCCGAGCCGTCCTCGGTGACGCGACCGGTGATCCCGGTTCCGGGGTCGCGGACCCCCAGCTTCACCACGCGGTCCGTGGTGGTCGTGACGTACACCTCACCTGCGGCGATGGTGATGCCGGTGGGGCCGGGAATGGTCCAGCGGCCGAGCACGGTGCCGGTGGCGGTGAGCTTGCGCACCTCGTTCAGGCTGGGGACCGTCATCCACAGGTTGCCCTGGAGGTCCAACGCGACCTCGTGGGCGCTGTAGGCCGAGGTCGGGCCGAGGGTCAGCGACCCGAGGAACGTGCCACTGAGGTCGTACGTGTCCATCGTCTGGCCGGCGCCCACGAGGTGCAACACGCCCGCCGAGGTGATCCAGATCCCCGACGGTCGGTAGCGGTTGCCGGCGTTCGGGAAGGTCGTCACCAGCGTGCCGGTGGGCGTGAAGCGCCGGACGGTGTTGCGGCCACCCGTGTTCGAGGAGTTGTTCGAGTCGACGACGTAGACGTTGTCGTCGTCGTCGACGTCGATGGCGTGGGGGGTGCCGCCGCTCGGGGTCTGCGAGCTCCAGGCCCGGACGAACGCCCCGTGCGCGGTGAACTCCTGGACCCGGCCGTTGCCGCTGTCCACCACCAGCACGTTCCCGGTGCTCGCGATGGTGACGTCGGTGGGGCAGTCGAACTGCCCGTCACCCGTCCCCGGCGTGCCCCACGCCCGGACGAAGGCCGTGCTCCCGTCGAACTGCTGGACGCGGTCGTTGCCGCAGTCGGCCACGTAGACGCGCCCGGCGCGCGCTGCGATCCCGTCCGGGTCGGCGAAGCGACCCGGGCCCGCGCCGGCCGAGCCCCACCGCTGCACCTTGCGCAGCCGCACCTCCACCCAGGCCGTGTTCGAGGGCTCCGGGGCGATCTGGTCGGCGTCGACCGTGACGCGGGCGTGGAATTCGCCGGCGTCGGCTTCCTCAGGCACGTAGGTGCAGGTGAGGCTGCGGGATGCGCCAGGCGCCAGGTCCGCAGTCGCCCCGCCGCAGCCCGACAGGATCCCCGCGTCGACCGTCAACCCCGTGAGGGCGACCGCGCCGAGGTTGTCGATGCGCAGCGTGAACGACGCGGTGCGCCCGGGATCGACCTGCGTCGTCGCCGGCGTGAGCTGGGCGCCCACCAGCGCGCCGGGAGCGAACGCGTAGGTCCGGATCGCTCCCGTCAGGGCCCCTCCGTTGCTGATGGTCGGCGTGGTGTGGACGAGCACGGTGCCGTCCGGCGCCGTCTGGGCCGCCAGGTTCGGGGTCTCGACGCTCCACCGGGCCAGGTAGCGGCCGTCGGCGGTGTACACCTGCACCAGGTCGCGGGTGGTGTCGGACACGTAGACCCGGCCGGCGCCGTCGATGGCCAGGTCGGTCGGAAGTCGGAGCTGGCCGTTGTGGTCACCCTGGCCGCCGAAGCTCGACAGGAACGTGCCGTCGGCGGCGAAGCGTTGGACCCGGTCGTTGCCGAGGTCGAGCACGTAGAGCGTGCCGTCGGGTCCGACCGCCAGCTTGGTCGGGTGCTCGAACTGGCCGTCGCCGGTGCCGGGGGAGCCCACGAGCGTGACGAGGTCGTCGCCGACGAGGTGCGCCACCCGGTCGTTCGCCGCGTCGGCCGTGTAGACGTGCCCGTCGGGGCCGACCGCGACGTCCGAGGGCGAGCACACCTGCCGGCTGCCGAGAAAGCGCTGCTCGAGCCAGTAGCTGATGAGCTGCCCATCGGCGGTGAAGTGGCTCAGGCGGTTGATGCCGCACTCGGTGGTGTACACGCTGCCGTCGGGAGCGGGAGCGACGCTCTCGGGGCGGTCGAGCTGACCGGGGGCCGAACCGGTGGCGTCCCACGCGTCCGCCAGGTCCCCATCGCTGTCGAAGCGCTGGACCAGGCTGGTCGCCGGCGCGGGTCGACTGCCGGTGACGTACAGGTGGCCGTCGCCGTCCGCGGTCAGACCCGTGGGGCCGGTCAGCGGCGCATCGTCGGCGCCGGTCGCGCTCGGCCACCACGTCCGGGCGGTGACCGGCGCGCCGAACGCGCTGACGTCCACGCGGGCGGGGTCACTCGTCGCCGGAGCCGCCTCGACGGAGGTGACGGTGACGGCGTTGGGGAACCAGCCGGAGTCCGCCGCGGTGACCTCGTAGGTGCAGTCGAACCGGTACCGGTCCCCGACGGGGATGTCGGGGACGGACCGTGAGCACGACGAGCCGGCCGTGTCCTCGGTGGCCACGCCCGTGAGGGGGACGCCGCCCAGGTTGTCGATGGTGACGTGGTAGTGGACGGTGGCGCCGGCCATCACGTCGGTCTCGTCGACGGTGATGGTGGCGCTCATCAGGCCGCCGGTCGGGTACTCGTACCGGACGATCCGGTCGTCCTCCGACCCGTTGTTCCGGTCGGTGGCGTGGTACACCCAGCGGTCGCTCAGGGCGATGCCGGAGTCGCAGCCGGCGAAGCCCCCGTCGTCGGCCCCCCAGGAGGCGAGGGCGGTGCCGGCGAGGTCGAACACCTGCACGCGGTCGGCCGCGCCGCAGTCCGAGGCGTAGATGCGGCCCGCGGCGTTGGCGACCAGGTCCCTGATGGTCCCGAACTGGCCGTCGCCCGTGCCGGCGGCACCCCACTTGCCGAGGAAGGCCCCCGTCGGGGAGAAGCGCTGGATCCGTGGTGCCGCGGCGCCGCCGCTCGTCGAGTTGTTGTCGCCGACGTACACGTTGCCATCGGGGCCGACGGCGATCCCGGCCACGCCCTTGAACTGGCCGTCGGCGGTTCCCCGCGTGCCGAAGGACCGCACGAAGGCCCCGTCGGTGGTGAACACCGAGACCCGGTCGTTGCCGGCGTCGCCGACGTACAGCAGCCCGGACCCGTCGAGCGCGAGGTAGGTCGGCTCGTCGAGTTGGCCGGCTCCGGTGCCCTGGGCGCCGAACGCCGAGATCTGCGTGCCGTCGTCGTCGTACCGCTGGATGCGCCCGTGGGCGGCGTCGGCCACGAAGACGTCCCCCGATGCGCTCACCGCGATGCCCCGGGGATCGCCGAGGACGCCGCCGGGGTTGTCGGCCCGTCGCCAGGTGCGGAGGAACTGCCCGTTCGGATCGAAGACCTCGACCCGGTTCGCCCCGGTCTCGGTGACGTAGGCGTTGCCCGCCGCGTCGGTCGCCACGTCGAAGGGCTGCACGACACGACCCTCCGCCTCGAAGTACCCGCGGAGGCCGAGGAAGGTGCCCGACGACGAGAACCGTTGGATGCGGCGGTTGCTCGTGTCGGCGACCACGACATCCCCGCTCACGGGGTCGAGCGCGAGGTCGAGGTTCTCGATGCTGAGGTTGTCGGGGTCGGTGAGGGCGCCCGGCTCGGATCCCGCCTGGCCGAACGTGTCGAGGAGGTTGCCGGCGGTGTCGAAGCGCTGGACGCGGCCGAGGCTGGCGTCGGCGACGCGCACGCTGCCGTCACCGGCGACGGCGAGGTCGCGGGCGTACTGGAACTGGCCGGCGCCGCTCCCCGAGGACCCCCACCCCCGGACGAACGTGCCGGTGGGGGTGAACTCCTGCACGTCGTCACGGATCGGGTCGGCCAGGTACACGTTCCCGTTGGCCGCGACCGCGATCGCCGACGGGTCGGTCAGCGCGCCGGCGCCCGAGCTCGCTCCGGTCCACGACCGGACCTGGCGGCCGGTGGCGCCGGAGTACACCCGGACCCTCGGGGTCTCGGTCTGCCAGGTGAGCAGGTTCTCGAGCACGTAGATGTCCCCGGTCGGGGCAACGGCGAGGTCGAGCCCGTACTGGAACAGGCAGCCGCCGGCGATGGCGTTGAGCGAACGGACCAGGGTGCCGTCCGCGGTCTGCTCCCTCACCTCGCACTGCGCGATCGACCACACGTTCCCGGTGGTGGGGGAGACGGTGATCCGGGTGGACGACGTGTCGGCCCAGCTCCGCAGCAGGGTCCCGTCGGTCCCGAAGACGAGGAGCCGGTCCCGGGTCGGGTCGAGGACGAAGAGCTCCCGGGTCGGGGCGATGGCGACGCTGACGGGGTCGCGGAAGTCGGCCTCCGAGGCCGCGACCGTCCCCCATTCGTCCAGGAACTGCGGCGGCTGGTCGGCGGCCGCCGGTGCCGGTGTCAGCACCAGCAGGGAGCCGGCCGAGAGCACGGCCGCGACGACGCCCGCCGCCCGCCGCCACGCCCCTCGTCCGGCCCGTGCCCGCACGCTCGCCTCCTGGGGAGAGGCTACGGCAGTGGTTCGCCCGGAGGGAAGGGCGAGAGCAGCTTCGGGGGCGCGGTCAGCGGATCACGACGAGCTCGTGGGCGGCTCGGCTGGCGGCGAGGTAGACCTCGGCGGGGGAGAGTCCGGCGGTGTCGACCACGACGGCGTCGTACTCCACGCCCTTGTGCTCCCACACCTCGTGTTCCCGGATCACGGCCACGTTGTGCCAGCGCCCGGCGAGCTCGTCGGCGAGCGCCTCGGGGTCGGCGCCGGCGGCCCGGTCGAGCTCGCGGACCGGGGTGTCGGTGGGGCGGATGCCGACGAGGTGCACGGCGTCGATCTCCTCCCGGTCGGCGTGGGCGTTCAGCCAGTCGGCGATCTCGGCCGACATCCGGTAGGCGGTGTCCATGGTGACGAGCGAGGTGTCGAGCTCCGCCGCGGCAGCCGCCAGGCCGATCCCGGCCGGAGTCGAGCGTTGCGCGTCGTCGCCCACGAGGGTGAGGCCATCGCCGCGGCGCAGGACCGCCCGCAACTGGAAGAAGGTGAGGTCCTGCGCCTCGTCGACGATGACGTGGCCGTACCGCAGCGGGGTCCCCTCGAAACGGGCGCGCACCTCGTCGTAGAGCGCCCCGTCCTCCCGGCCGTCGGCGAACCAGGCGTCGACCAGGTCGGCCGGCGCGCCGAGCTCGGTGAGGGTGGCTCGGCTGCGCAGTCTGGCCCAGGCCGCCTTGGCCGTCACCGCCGGCCACACCTCGCCGGCGGCGGCGCTGACCTCGGCCCGTGTGACGGTCTTGCGGCGCTGCTGGAGCCGGTTGGTGAGGTTGTCGACGAACACCTTGCGCTTGTCCCGCCACGGGATCGGACGGTCGCGCAGGCGGGCGACCAGCGCCTCGACGTCGGCCGCGGGCACGCCCAGGTGGCCGACGCGCACCTCCTGTGGCAGCAGGAGGTGCGCTTCGAGCTCGTCGAGCACCGCCACCCATCTCGGGTCGCTGCCCGCAGGCGTGCAGGGCCCGAGCAGGCGGTCGAAGGTGGTCTGGGTGACGCGGGCCTCGCCCAGGGTGGGGAGGACCGTGGCCACGAAGCGCAGGAACTTGTCACTCGGGCCGACGACGAGGATGCGGTCGGCGGCGATGCGGTTGTCGTTGTAGACGAGCCACGCCGCCCGGTGCAGGCCCACCACGGTCTTGCCGGTGCCTGGCCCGCCCCGGAGCACCAACCGCTCGCGGGGGTCGAGGCGCACGAGCGCGTCCTGCTCGGACTGCAGGGTGGCCACGGCGGCGCGCATGGTCGTGCCCCGCTCCCGGGAGAGCTCGGTCAGCAGCGGGGACGAGCCCTCGACGAGGCCGGTGGTGAACTCCTCGACGAAGAGGTCCTCGATGCACCCGACGTAGCTCACGCGACGATCGAGGCCCTGCGGCTCGTCGAAGGTCGCCTGGTAGAAGCGGGTGGCGAAGGGCGCCCGCCAGTCCATGACGAGTTGGTCGCCGCCCTCGTCGATGCCGTAGAGGCCCACCCGCCAGGGCCGGTCGTCGTCGATGCGCCCGAACACGACGAGGTCCTGTTGGAGCTTCTCGACGGCACCGCGCACGACCGCGGCGACGTACTCGTCGCTCAACGCGTCGGCGCCGCTGTCTTCGGCCCGGATGGCCTCGAAGGTGGCGAGCTTGGCCTGCACCGCACGCCGGGCGCGCCGGAGCGCGTCACGCTCCACATCCAGGCTGACGGGCGCGCCGGCGGGCGACATGCGGCGGTCTCCTGGCCGCCGAAGCGGCCGGTCGGCGAAAGGGCGGGAGAACCTACCCGCGTGTCCTCGACCGTTGCCGGGAGTTTTCGGTCCCGGCCGCGGCGCCGCGCCGTTCAGCGGAAGTCGGGCGCCACCTCTTCGATGACGCGATCGAGCGCCTCCGCTCGTGCCGAGCCGCTGCCGAGGGTGAAGTCGGGGACGATCACCTCGTCGACGCCGGCGTCGCGCCAGGCGGCCACGCTCTCGGCGATGCGCTCGGGGGTGCCGGCGACGCAGGGCCGACCCGACACCATCTGGATGTACGACTCCGCGTCGTCGTTGCTGTCGAGGACGAAGAACAGGGCCTGGGTGGAGGTGGCGATGTCGCCGGGATCGCGCCCGTTGGCCTCGCAGGCCTGGTCGAGCTCCGCCCGCTTGGCCGCGAGCTCCGGGGGCAGCGACCACATGTTCCATTCGTCCGCGTGGCGGGCGACCACGCCGAGCATGCGGGGCCCCTTTCCGCCGACGAGGATCGGCAGCCGGGGTTGCACGGGCTTGGGGTACGCGATCGCCTCGCGGACCGTGTAGTGCTCGCCCTCCACGGTCGTGGTCTCCTCGTCGAGCAGGCCTCGGAGGATGCGCAACGCCTCCTCGAAGCGCTCGATGCGCTCGCCCGGGCGACCGAGGGGGATGCCGTACTGCTCGTGCTCGTTCTCCTGCCAGCCGGCGCCGACGCCCAGCAGGAGGCGGCCGGCGCTGATGTGGTCGGTCGTGGCCGCCCACTTCGCCAGCACGGCCGGGTGGCGGTAGGTGATCCCGAACACGAGGGCGGACAGGCGCACCCGCTCGGTGATCGCGGCGAGCGCGCTCAGGGCGGCGGTGGCCTCGAAGGTGGGCAGGTCCGGGGGGTAGGGGCCGCCCGCGTCGGCCATGAAGTGGTCGGCGACGTAGACGCCGTCCCAGCCCGTGGCCTCGGCGTGGCGCACCACGTCCGCGGCATCGGCCCACGGCTGGCTGAGGTTCGTCCAGAGCGAGAAGCGCATGGCGCGATGCTCGCAGCTGGCGGCCGTCGACGCGCAGGATCCCGACGCCTCCGCTTTTGGGCACTCGCCCGTGTTCTCCACGACACGGGGGAGTACCCGGAACGAGCGGCGGTGGCGGCGGGCTCAGGGTTCGGCGATGAGGCGGGCGGTGCGGTGGAGCTGGTGGTCGAAGTAGGCGGGGTGGTCGGCCACGATGCCGTGGAGGTGGCCGAACAGCTCGTAGCTGATGGCGCCGAGCACCGCGGACCAGGCCAGGAGCGTGCGGGCGAGGACCTCGTCGGGGATGGCGAGGCCGACGCCGTCGCGCAGCGCCGCCATCTCGCCGTGGACCGAGCGCGGCATCGGGCCCGGCGGCGTCGGATCGATCTCGCCGGCCGCCACGCCGTCGGCGACCAACCGGAGCGCCACCAGGCTGACCCGGGCGGCCGGGTCCACGGTGTCGGCGGGCGCCTCGTAGCCCGGGACGGGGCTGCCGTAGACCAGCGCGTAGTCGTGCGGCTGATCGACCGCCCACCCCCGGACCGCAGTGCCGAGCGCGACCCAGCGGCGGGTGAAGCCGCCGGCGGCGGGTAGGTCGGCCTCGACCTGCTCGGCCACGACACCGACGGCGTCGAAGGCATCGACGATGAGGGCCGTGAGCAGGGCGTCGCGGCTGGGGAAGTAGCGGTAGAGCGCCGACGACACCATCCCGAGGTCGCGTGACACTGCCCGCAGCGAGAGCGCGGAGGCGCCGACCTCGGCGAGCTGGCGCCGCGCCGACTCCTTGATCTCCCGGGTGAGCTCGGCCCGTGCCCGGGCCCGTGCCGTCGTCATGGAGAGCACCGTACCAAAACGAGAGCAGTGCTCTTGACTTTTCGGCGGGACCACGCGAACCTGCCGATACCGCAAAGAGAGAGCAGTGCTCTCGATTCCGAGGAGGACCCATGGACACCACCACGACCACCACCACCACCACGACCACCAGCGCCACCGACCGCTACCTCGCCCCCGACCGTTTCACCCTCCGGGTCATGAACCCGACGGTGGCCTGGCTCGCCCGTCACGGCATCAGCCTCCTGGGCTCTCGCGAGCTGCGCATCGTCGGGCGCAGGAGCGGGCTGGTGCGCACGAACGTCGTCAACGTGCTCGAGCTCGACGGCCGCCGCTACCTGGTGGCGCCTCGCGGCACCACCGAGTGGGTGCGCAACCTGCGGGCTGCCGGCGAGGGCGAGCTGCGCATCGGTCGCCGGGTCGAGGCCTTCGCCGCCCTCGAGGTCGACGACGCCGACAAGCTGCCCGTGCTTCGGGCCTACCTCCGCAAGTGGGCCTGGGAGGTCGGGCAGTTCTTCGACGGTGTCGACAAGGACAGCGCCGACGAGGACCTCGCCGCCATCGCCTCCGGGTTCCCGGTCTTCGAGCTGCGATGACCTCCGGCCCTGGCGCCGGGGTCGACCGGTTCGGATGATCGAATCGTGACCACACACCTCGACCCTGCGTCCCGGCCGGTCGCCGTCGTGGCCCGCCACCGCCTGCTCGCCGCCTTCGCCGGCCTCAACGCCCTGTCGGCCTGGTTCGGGGTGGTGGGGCTGGTCGGCGGCGGACTGTCCTTCGGCGACGAGCTGAACCAGCGCCTCCCCTTCGACAGCCTCGTGCTGGCGGGCCTCGCGCTCGCGGCCATCGTGGCCATCCCCTCGACGGCGCTCGCCGTGCTCGCGTGGCGAGGCGATGCACGAACGCCACTGGCCACGTCGGCGCTCGGCGCCCTCTTGATCGGCTGGATCGTCGTCCAGCTGCTCTTCCTCCAGTCGTTCTCGTTCTTCCAACCGCTCTACGCGGCCATCGGGGTGGCGTTCCTGGTCGCCGGACGCCGGATGGCCCACCGTCGGCGCTGAGCCGACACCGTCCCGACCGGCGGCGGCGGGGCGCGTCGGGGTGGATGTCAAGATCGCGTCAGAAACCCCAGAAAAGGCACCAGGGAAACATGCCGGAAACACGGCACCCGTAGGGTCGGCCGGTCGCTGCTCGCGACCCACCTCCCCTTTTGAACAGGAGCACCTTGATGAGCGACGCCGCTGCCCGCCGACGAGCGATCGATTCGGTCATTCAGTACAAGGCCCCCCCGACGGCACTCGACATCGGTGCCCCGGGCGAGATCTTCGGCAAGAACGTCTTCTCCGCCGCGGTGATGAAGGCCCGCCTTCCCAAGGCGGTCTACAAGTCGGTCATGGCGACGATCGAGCACGCCGAGCGCCTCGACCCGGCGGTCGCCGACGTCGTGGCCACCGCCATGAAGGACTGGGCCACCGAGAAGGGCGCCACCCACTACGCCCACGTCTTCTACCCGCTCACGGGGCTCACCGCCGAGAAGCACGACAGCTTCCTCGAGCCCGACGGCACGGGCGCCTCGATCGCCGAGTTCGCGGGCAAGACGCTCGTGCAGGGCGAGCCGGACGCCTCCAGCTTCCCCAACGGCGGCCTGCGTCAGACCTTCGAGGCCCGCGGCTACACCGGGTGGGACGTCACCAGCCCCGCCTACGTCATGGAGACGGCCAACGGTTCGACGCTGTGCATCCCCACGGTGTTCATCTCGTGGACGGGTGAGGCGCTCGACAAGAAGACCCCGATCCTGCGCTCGCAGCAGGCCCTCGCCAAGCAGGCCCAGCGGGTGCTGCGGCTCTTCGGCCACGAGGAGCCGGGCGCCGTGTCCAGCTTCGCCGGCGCCGAGCAGGAGTACTTCCTGATCGACCGTAGCTTCTACTTCAGCCGCCCCGACCTCGTGTCGGCCGGCCGGACGCTCTTCGGGGCGCCCTCGCCGAAGGGTCAGGAGTTCGACGACCACTACTTCGGGGCCATCCCCGAGCGGGTGCTCGGCTTCATGCTCGAGACCGAGGCCGAGCTGTGGAAGCTGGGCATCCCGGCCAAGACCCGCCACAACGAGGTCGCCCCCGGCCAGTTCGAGATCGCCCCGGTGTTCGAGAAGGCCAACCTGGCCACCGACCACCAGCAGCTCCTGATGGTCACGCTGCGTCGGGTGGCCGAGAAGTACGGCATGGAGTGCCTGCTGCACGAGAAGCCCTTCGCCGGCGTGAACGGGTCGGGCAAGCACGTCAACTTCTCGCTCGGCAGCACCACCGAGGGCAACCTGCTCGATCCGGGCCACACCCCCCACGAGAACGCCCAGTTCCTGGTGTTCTGCGCCGCGGTCATCCGGGCCGTGCACCGCTACGGCGGCCTGCTCCGCGCCGTGGTGGCGTCGTCCCGCAACGACCACCGACTCGGTGCGAACGAGGCCCCGCCGGCCATCATCTCGATCTTCCTGGGCGACCAGCTCATGGACGTGTTCGACCAGATCGCCAAGGGCGGTGCCACCCAGTCGAAGGAGAAGGGCACGCTCATCGTCGGCGTGGACACCATCCCGGACCTGCCCAGCGATCCGGGCGACCGCAACCGGACCAGCCCGTTCGCGTTCACGGGCAACCGCTTCGAGTTCCGGGCGCCGGGCTCGTCGCAGTCCATCGCCGGCCCGCTCATCGCGCTCAACACGTCCATCGCCGAGTCGCTCGACTTCATCGCCACCGAGCTCGAGTCGGCGGTCGAGTCGGGCACCGACTTCAACGCCGCGGTGCAGACGCTGCTGCAGGGCATCATCGCCGACCACGGCAACGTGATCTTCAACGGCGACGGCTACGGCGAGGAGTGGCAGGTCGAGGCCGAGGCCCGCGGTCTGCTGAACCTGCGCACCACGGTCGACGCGCTGCCGCAGTTCGACACGCCCGAGGTGAAGGAGCTCTTCGCCAAGTACGGCGTGCTCAACGAGCGGGAGCTGGCCAGCCGCTACGAGGTGTACCTCGAGCAGTACGTGCTGAGCCTGGCCGTCGAGGCCAAGCAGACCCTCGAGATGGCCAAGACGCTCGTCCTGCCCGCCGGTCTCCGGTACCAGGGTGAGCTCGCCGGTCAGGGCGCCAACCTCAAGGCCGTCGGCGTGGAATTCGACTCCAGCCTGCTCGACGAGGTGTCAGGGCTCGTGGCCGACCTCCAGAGCGGCATCGCCGGCCTCGAGTCTGGCATCGCCGGCGCCCACGGTGCCGAGGACACGTTGGCCGAGGCGCGGTACGCCTGCGAAACGCTGCTGCCCGCCATGGCGGCGGTGCGTGACGCCGCCGACGGCCTCGAGCACATCGTGGCCGACGACCTGTGGCCCCTGCCCACCTACCAGGAGATGCTCTTCGTCCTGTAGGGGCCAGCCGCACGGATTGCGCTCGCCGGCACCGGATCCTCCCCGCCTCGGCGGAGAGGGCCGGTGCCGGCTCGCGTGCGAGGCGCCGTCGCGCCCGTGTGCTCAGTTCGGGGCGTGGACCCCGTTGCCGGCGCCGTAGTCCACCGAGCGGCCGAACAGACGCCGCTTGAGCTCGGGGTAGGCCGAGTTGTCGGTGGGGCTGACGAGCTGGCAGACGTACCCGGGCGCCGGCGTGGTGCGGCCGTTCTCGCCGTACGGGTCGGTGTACCAGCGGGTGGGCCCGCTGGCATTGGTCACCTCGGTGTCCTGGAGGTAGAAGTCGCGCTGCGCGCCGTCGAACGGCGACCGGGGGTCCCGGTACTCGAAGGGACCGATGGCCGTCACCGACGTCCACGGCTGGCGGTTGGCCGTGCCGCTGTCCGCGGGGTCGGTCTCCCAGGCGGCGTCCACCGGTCGGCCCACCGCCTGGCCGGGCCACGGGTACCGGCTCGGGTTGCGCACGGCCCACCACGGGTCGAACCGGGCGAGTGGCGCGCCGCCCTCGGCGGTGAGGGTGACCTCCAGGGGCCAGTTCTCGTACAGCGCCCAGATGTCGCTTCCTGCCGTCGGCGGCACGAGCACGAACTGCTCGACGCAACCGCGGTCGGGGAGTTGGCGCGCCCCGGTGCCCGACGGGTAGGCCGCCGCGCCGCTCGTGGCGACCGTGGTGCCCGTCGCACAGGAGCGGTTGAACTCGTTGGCGGCGCCGAAGCGGGCCATCGTGACCGAGATCACCTCGGTGCCGTCGTTGCAGCGGGCGGCGTACAGCACCTCGTGCACGTTGTTGGCCGTGGCGTCCGCGGAGTGGCT from Acidimicrobiales bacterium includes:
- a CDS encoding glutamine synthetase III, producing the protein MSDAAARRRAIDSVIQYKAPPTALDIGAPGEIFGKNVFSAAVMKARLPKAVYKSVMATIEHAERLDPAVADVVATAMKDWATEKGATHYAHVFYPLTGLTAEKHDSFLEPDGTGASIAEFAGKTLVQGEPDASSFPNGGLRQTFEARGYTGWDVTSPAYVMETANGSTLCIPTVFISWTGEALDKKTPILRSQQALAKQAQRVLRLFGHEEPGAVSSFAGAEQEYFLIDRSFYFSRPDLVSAGRTLFGAPSPKGQEFDDHYFGAIPERVLGFMLETEAELWKLGIPAKTRHNEVAPGQFEIAPVFEKANLATDHQQLLMVTLRRVAEKYGMECLLHEKPFAGVNGSGKHVNFSLGSTTEGNLLDPGHTPHENAQFLVFCAAVIRAVHRYGGLLRAVVASSRNDHRLGANEAPPAIISIFLGDQLMDVFDQIAKGGATQSKEKGTLIVGVDTIPDLPSDPGDRNRTSPFAFTGNRFEFRAPGSSQSIAGPLIALNTSIAESLDFIATELESAVESGTDFNAAVQTLLQGIIADHGNVIFNGDGYGEEWQVEAEARGLLNLRTTVDALPQFDTPEVKELFAKYGVLNERELASRYEVYLEQYVLSLAVEAKQTLEMAKTLVLPAGLRYQGELAGQGANLKAVGVEFDSSLLDEVSGLVADLQSGIAGLESGIAGAHGAEDTLAEARYACETLLPAMAAVRDAADGLEHIVADDLWPLPTYQEMLFVL